A section of the Paenibacillus odorifer genome encodes:
- a CDS encoding YdcF family protein: MEWYVYGRDSSPIRIVPKKRRIWSKRTLLIALMLIVVVGLLWCAYALRNINKAATTDPMLKADTGIILGMSMWGDEPSPGLKERLDYGLKLYQEGMFSHFIVSGGLDKPDLKYTEGQGMRNYLVAHGVPDSAISVENKATSTYENLLYSKAIMTSEGLSSAIIITHTYHGWRSHEIADELGYVNPELGLTESTVLSMTRHKSREILAYTKWKIQQLFL; encoded by the coding sequence ATGGAATGGTACGTTTATGGAAGAGACTCTTCCCCGATTCGGATTGTTCCCAAAAAACGCCGGATTTGGTCTAAACGAACGTTGCTTATTGCTTTAATGCTTATTGTTGTAGTTGGATTGTTGTGGTGTGCGTACGCATTGAGGAATATCAATAAAGCCGCAACGACAGATCCTATGCTCAAAGCCGATACAGGGATCATTCTTGGCATGTCGATGTGGGGAGATGAACCTAGCCCGGGATTGAAGGAACGATTGGATTACGGGCTTAAGCTTTATCAAGAGGGGATGTTCTCGCATTTCATAGTTTCTGGAGGTTTGGATAAACCTGATCTTAAATATACCGAAGGTCAAGGCATGCGCAATTATTTAGTAGCTCATGGAGTTCCGGATAGCGCCATTTCTGTTGAAAATAAAGCTACCAGCACTTACGAGAATCTTCTGTATAGCAAAGCCATTATGACAAGTGAGGGATTGTCTTCAGCAATTATTATTACGCATACATATCATGGATGGCGTTCACACGAAATCGCGGACGAGCTCGGTTATGTGAATCCTGAACTGGGACTTACAGAATCCACTGTTCTGTCGATGACAAGGCATAAGTCGCGTGAAATTCTAGCCTATACGAAATGGAAAATCCAGCAGTTGTTCCTGTAA
- a CDS encoding DUF402 domain-containing protein, translating to MKRKFGDRANWRRITRRHFACRYVESREFSGYITLYTIYGLKEPLWKSYGRHTYRIADKGYSWLQYFPKDSHYIVTAMFDEKQNIVQWYIDTCKVQGVTDQGVPWFDDLYLDVVVLWNGEVFLLDEDELEEALERQDISESDYKLAWETAHTILRGIDAHAFPYFSLSLKHRAELFHHGEFRRK from the coding sequence ATGAAACGTAAATTCGGAGACCGGGCCAACTGGCGCCGGATTACGCGTCGCCATTTTGCCTGCCGCTATGTGGAGAGCCGGGAATTCAGCGGATATATTACGCTTTACACCATCTACGGGCTGAAAGAACCACTGTGGAAGAGCTATGGACGACATACATATCGTATTGCAGATAAAGGTTATTCCTGGCTGCAATATTTTCCGAAAGACAGTCACTATATTGTGACGGCTATGTTCGACGAAAAACAAAATATTGTTCAATGGTACATAGACACCTGTAAGGTGCAAGGCGTCACTGACCAAGGTGTGCCTTGGTTTGACGATTTGTATCTGGACGTGGTAGTACTTTGGAACGGCGAGGTGTTTTTGCTCGATGAGGATGAACTGGAGGAAGCACTGGAGAGGCAAGATATCTCAGAAAGCGATTATAAGCTAGCCTGGGAGACTGCCCATACTATTTTACGTGGCATCGATGCTCATGCTTTCCCTTATTTCTCTCTCTCTTTGAAACATCGTGCCGAATTATTTCATCATGGAGAATTCAGGAGGAAATAA